In Gimesia benthica, a single window of DNA contains:
- a CDS encoding RbsD/FucU family protein has product MLNGIPPIISPDLMYVLMKMGHGDDIVLADGNFPADSHAQRIIRLDGHGVPEILSALLPFFPLDTFVDQPAGLMNPVDDQAAEPPIWQTYRELIHQYDDRAPELEKIERFEFYERARQAYAIIATSETALYANLILKKGVVVE; this is encoded by the coding sequence ATGCTCAATGGAATTCCTCCCATCATCTCCCCCGACCTGATGTACGTTCTGATGAAAATGGGACATGGCGACGACATCGTCCTCGCTGACGGCAACTTCCCCGCCGACTCCCACGCCCAGCGTATCATCCGCCTCGATGGTCACGGCGTCCCTGAAATCCTCTCCGCCCTGCTCCCGTTCTTCCCCCTCGATACGTTCGTCGATCAGCCCGCCGGCCTGATGAACCCCGTCGACGACCAGGCCGCCGAGCCCCCCATCTGGCAGACCTATCGCGAACTCATTCACCAGTACGATGACCGCGCTCCGGAGCTGGAAAAAATCGAACGCTTCGAGTTCTACGAACGCGCCCGCCAGGCCTACGCCATCATCGCCACCAGCGAAACCGCTCTGTACGCCAATCTGATTCTGAAAAAAGGAGTTGTCGTCGAATAA
- the sucC gene encoding ADP-forming succinate--CoA ligase subunit beta, which produces MKIHEYQAKQLFREVGIPVPEGIVAKTVDEAVAAFEKLDRPLVVVKSQIHAGGRGKGRFKEHPEQAGVVLARSADEVRENAERMLGSTLVTVQTGEEGKQVNTLFIEQGLDIAKELYLGCVIDREAGGPVMILSTEGGMEIEVVAEESPEKILSEPFSIHTGLLGFQARKLAFKLGMEGKTVRHAEKFLCQMSRFFIDNDCSMTEINPLVITGEGELVALDAKVTFDENALFRHKSFDELRDLTEEDPAEVQAGDAGLSYVKLDGNIGCLVNGAGLAMSTMDLIKHHGGEPANFLDVGGGANVDQVTEAFRIILADDNVKAVLVNIFGGIMKCDTIVTALLEAYEKVGFTVPLVVRLEGTNVDTARKMLAESGRDIISANDLTDAAQKVVATLST; this is translated from the coding sequence ATGAAAATTCACGAATATCAGGCCAAACAGTTGTTTCGCGAAGTCGGGATTCCCGTACCTGAGGGAATCGTAGCGAAGACCGTCGATGAAGCGGTGGCCGCATTTGAAAAACTGGATCGTCCGCTGGTGGTTGTGAAGTCACAAATCCACGCAGGGGGCCGCGGAAAAGGTCGTTTCAAGGAACATCCGGAGCAGGCTGGTGTGGTACTGGCTCGTTCTGCAGATGAAGTTCGCGAGAACGCGGAACGCATGCTGGGATCGACCCTCGTGACCGTGCAGACCGGGGAAGAAGGCAAGCAGGTCAACACACTGTTCATCGAGCAGGGGCTGGACATTGCCAAAGAGCTTTACCTGGGATGCGTGATTGACCGCGAAGCAGGCGGCCCGGTGATGATTCTCTCAACCGAAGGTGGTATGGAGATCGAAGTCGTCGCCGAAGAGTCTCCGGAAAAGATCCTGAGCGAGCCGTTCTCGATTCACACCGGACTGCTCGGTTTCCAGGCCCGCAAGCTGGCATTCAAGCTGGGAATGGAAGGCAAAACGGTTCGTCATGCAGAGAAGTTCCTCTGCCAGATGAGCCGTTTTTTCATTGATAACGACTGCAGCATGACCGAAATCAACCCGCTGGTGATCACCGGCGAAGGTGAACTGGTTGCACTGGACGCGAAGGTGACTTTCGACGAGAACGCACTCTTCCGTCACAAGTCATTCGACGAACTGCGGGACCTGACCGAAGAAGATCCGGCGGAAGTACAGGCGGGCGATGCCGGCCTGAGCTACGTCAAGCTGGACGGCAACATCGGCTGTCTGGTGAACGGGGCTGGTCTGGCGATGAGCACCATGGACCTGATCAAGCATCATGGTGGTGAGCCGGCTAACTTCCTGGACGTGGGCGGCGGAGCGAACGTCGACCAGGTCACCGAAGCCTTCCGGATCATTCTGGCTGATGACAATGTGAAAGCAGTTCTGGTGAATATTTTCGGCGGGATCATGAAGTGTGATACGATCGTGACCGCGTTACTGGAAGCTTATGAAAAGGTTGGTTTCACGGTACCCCTGGTGGTACGACTGGAAGGGACCAACGTGGATACCGCCCGGAAGATGCTGGCAGAGAGTGGTCGGGATATTATTTCCGCAAACGACCTGACCGACGCCGCTCAGAAGGTTGTGGCCACTTTGAGTACTTAG